One Ictalurus punctatus breed USDA103 chromosome 10, Coco_2.0, whole genome shotgun sequence genomic region harbors:
- the asb7 gene encoding ankyrin repeat and SOCS box protein 7 isoform X3 has translation MLNHHFRRNPDLQEELQIQAAVAAGDVYTVRKMLEQGYSPKIRDANGWTLLHFSAAKGKERCVRVFLEHGADPTVKDFIGGFTALHYAAMHGRARIARLMLESEHRGDIINAKSNDGWTPLHVAAHYGRDSFVRLLLEFHADVDPLSDKGTTPLQLAIIRERSSCVRLLLDHHANIDVQNGFLLRYAVIKGNHAYCRMFLQRGADTNLGRVEDGQTPLHLSALRDDVLCAQLLYAYGADTNTRNYEGQTPAAVSASMSRTSRPCLDFLQEVT, from the exons ATGCTGAACCATCACTTCAGAAGGAACCCGGACCTGCAGGAGGAGCTGCAGATCCAGGCAGCGGTGGCAGCCGGCGATGTCTACACCGTGCGCAAGATGCTGGAGCAGGGCTACTCGCCCAAGATCAGGGACGCCAACGGTTGGACACTGTTGCATTTCTCTGCTGCCAAGGGCAAGGAGCGATGCGTCCGCGTCTTCCTCGAGCACGGAG cgGACCCGACAGTAAAGGACTTCATTGGTGGTTTCACGGCGCTGCACTACGCCGCCATGCACGGACGTGCACGCATTGCTCGCCTCATGCTGGAATCGGAGCATCGCGGTGACATCATTAATGCCAAGAGCAACGACGGCTGGACGCCACTGCATGTAGCTGCACACTATGGACGCGACTCATTTGTGCGCCTGCTCTTGGAGTTCCATGCTGATGTAGATCCACTGAGCGACAAGGGCACTACACCACTGCAGCTGGCTATCATCCGAGAGCGTTCAAGTTGTGTGCGGCTGCTGCTCGACCACCACGCCAACATCGACGTGCAGAACGGCTTCCTGCTGCGATACGCTGTCATCAAGGGCAACCACGCGTACTGCCGCATGTTCCTACAGCGCGGAGCAGACACCAACCTTGGACGCGTAGAGGACGGTCAGACACCGCTTCACCTCTCGGCTCTGCGTGACGACGTGCTCTGTGCGCAGCTTCTCTACGCCTACGGAGCTGACACAAACACGCGCAATTATGAGGGCCAGACACCCGCCGCCGTCTCAGCGAGCATGTCCCGCACCAGCCGACCCTGCCTCGACTTCCTGCAGGAGGTTACAT ga
- the asb7 gene encoding ankyrin repeat and SOCS box protein 7 isoform X2 — protein MLNHHFRRNPDLQEELQIQAAVAAGDVYTVRKMLEQGYSPKIRDANGWTLLHFSAAKGKERCVRVFLEHGADPTVKDFIGGFTALHYAAMHGRARIARLMLESEHRGDIINAKSNDGWTPLHVAAHYGRDSFVRLLLEFHADVDPLSDKGTTPLQLAIIRERSSCVRLLLDHHANIDVQNGFLLRYAVIKGNHAYCRMFLQRGADTNLGRVEDGQTPLHLSALRDDVLCAQLLYAYGADTNTRNYEGQTPAAVSASMSRTSRPCLDFLQEVTFNMTQKCSFSHS, from the exons ATGCTGAACCATCACTTCAGAAGGAACCCGGACCTGCAGGAGGAGCTGCAGATCCAGGCAGCGGTGGCAGCCGGCGATGTCTACACCGTGCGCAAGATGCTGGAGCAGGGCTACTCGCCCAAGATCAGGGACGCCAACGGTTGGACACTGTTGCATTTCTCTGCTGCCAAGGGCAAGGAGCGATGCGTCCGCGTCTTCCTCGAGCACGGAG cgGACCCGACAGTAAAGGACTTCATTGGTGGTTTCACGGCGCTGCACTACGCCGCCATGCACGGACGTGCACGCATTGCTCGCCTCATGCTGGAATCGGAGCATCGCGGTGACATCATTAATGCCAAGAGCAACGACGGCTGGACGCCACTGCATGTAGCTGCACACTATGGACGCGACTCATTTGTGCGCCTGCTCTTGGAGTTCCATGCTGATGTAGATCCACTGAGCGACAAGGGCACTACACCACTGCAGCTGGCTATCATCCGAGAGCGTTCAAGTTGTGTGCGGCTGCTGCTCGACCACCACGCCAACATCGACGTGCAGAACGGCTTCCTGCTGCGATACGCTGTCATCAAGGGCAACCACGCGTACTGCCGCATGTTCCTACAGCGCGGAGCAGACACCAACCTTGGACGCGTAGAGGACGGTCAGACACCGCTTCACCTCTCGGCTCTGCGTGACGACGTGCTCTGTGCGCAGCTTCTCTACGCCTACGGAGCTGACACAAACACGCGCAATTATGAGGGCCAGACACCCGCCGCCGTCTCAGCGAGCATGTCCCGCACCAGCCGACCCTGCCTCGACTTCCTGCAGGAGGTTACAT TTAATATGacacaaaaatgcagcttttcacattcctga
- the asb7 gene encoding ankyrin repeat and SOCS box protein 7 isoform X1, with protein MLNHHFRRNPDLQEELQIQAAVAAGDVYTVRKMLEQGYSPKIRDANGWTLLHFSAAKGKERCVRVFLEHGADPTVKDFIGGFTALHYAAMHGRARIARLMLESEHRGDIINAKSNDGWTPLHVAAHYGRDSFVRLLLEFHADVDPLSDKGTTPLQLAIIRERSSCVRLLLDHHANIDVQNGFLLRYAVIKGNHAYCRMFLQRGADTNLGRVEDGQTPLHLSALRDDVLCAQLLYAYGADTNTRNYEGQTPAAVSASMSRTSRPCLDFLQEVTCQPRTLQDLCRIKIRQCIGLQSLKFLEDLPIAKVMKDYLKHKFDNV; from the exons ATGCTGAACCATCACTTCAGAAGGAACCCGGACCTGCAGGAGGAGCTGCAGATCCAGGCAGCGGTGGCAGCCGGCGATGTCTACACCGTGCGCAAGATGCTGGAGCAGGGCTACTCGCCCAAGATCAGGGACGCCAACGGTTGGACACTGTTGCATTTCTCTGCTGCCAAGGGCAAGGAGCGATGCGTCCGCGTCTTCCTCGAGCACGGAG cgGACCCGACAGTAAAGGACTTCATTGGTGGTTTCACGGCGCTGCACTACGCCGCCATGCACGGACGTGCACGCATTGCTCGCCTCATGCTGGAATCGGAGCATCGCGGTGACATCATTAATGCCAAGAGCAACGACGGCTGGACGCCACTGCATGTAGCTGCACACTATGGACGCGACTCATTTGTGCGCCTGCTCTTGGAGTTCCATGCTGATGTAGATCCACTGAGCGACAAGGGCACTACACCACTGCAGCTGGCTATCATCCGAGAGCGTTCAAGTTGTGTGCGGCTGCTGCTCGACCACCACGCCAACATCGACGTGCAGAACGGCTTCCTGCTGCGATACGCTGTCATCAAGGGCAACCACGCGTACTGCCGCATGTTCCTACAGCGCGGAGCAGACACCAACCTTGGACGCGTAGAGGACGGTCAGACACCGCTTCACCTCTCGGCTCTGCGTGACGACGTGCTCTGTGCGCAGCTTCTCTACGCCTACGGAGCTGACACAAACACGCGCAATTATGAGGGCCAGACACCCGCCGCCGTCTCAGCGAGCATGTCCCGCACCAGCCGACCCTGCCTCGACTTCCTGCAGGAGGTTACAT GCCAACCCAGGACTTTGCAGGACCTGTGTCGGATAAAGATTCGTCAGTGCATAGGCCTTCAAAGCTTAAAGTTCTTGGAGGACTTGCCTATCGCCAAGGTGATGAAGGACTACTTAAAACACAAGTTTGACAATGTCTGA